GCCAAGCTGGAGAAGGTTCACCAGCAGATACGACGCGAGCAGCAGCGTGAACGCTGCGATCGTCCATTCGGCCGCCTTGCGTCCGTGCAGCCCGCCGAGAAGCCGAAGCTGCAGCAGACCCGCATAAAGCAGCCACGTCAGCACCGCGAGCGTCTCGCGCGGCTCCCACGACCAGAAGTGGCCGGTTGCCGACATCGACCAGAACCCGCCGGTGACGATCCCGAGCGTGAGCAGCGGAAAGCCCCACAGCAGGAAGACCAGGCTCATGCGGTCGAGCGTCTGGATAGCCGGAAGCCGGTGGAGGATCGCGCCACCGCGCTTCGAACGCAGCATGTTCTGCTGCAGCAGGAACGCGGCGCTCACGGCGAACGCGAGTGCGAACACGGCATTGCCGAGAAGCGCGAGCGTGACGTGCACGGTCAGCCACGGACTGCGCAGCGCTGCGGGCACCGCAACGTCGTCGCCGCGCACCAGCAGGTCGGCAATGGCCGCAAGAAACGCGAGCGGGCTGACCAGAACACCGACCACCGCAAGGCTCATGCGCCCCTGTACGGCGAGATATACGCCGACCAGCAGCCACGCGAAGAACGAGAAGCCGCCGGCAAACGTTGCCACGGGAAGCACGCCCGCGTGGACGATCTCGAGCGCAAGGTCGAGCGTGTGCAGCGCGAACGCGCCGGCAAGCAGGAACATCGGCGCGCGGCTCTCGCCGGGCGCCGTGCGGCTCGAAAACGTGCGCGCGAACGCAATCGATGCGGCGACGTAGCCGAAGGCTGCGGCAAGAAGCATCAGCGAGTGCATGTGTCCTCTTTTGCGTTCGTACGGTGGTCCTGAGCGGCGCTCGGCGTCCGTGCGCCGGCGACCGCGGCGTCGCAGAGCGCGGCGGCTTCCACGCGCCGGCCCGCGGCGAGCATCTCGACGAAACCGCTGTCGAGCACCTGGCGGATCGCACGCCGTCGCGTGCCGCCGTCCTCGACGGTTTCGATCAGGCGCTCGCGAAGCTCGCCGAGAAGCGTCGCGGCCTCGCCCGCTTCGTCGCCGAGCTGGCTCGCGATGCGGTCCCGCACGTATGCGGCGAGCGCCGGAGCCGTACCGCCCGATGAGACGGCGACGCAGAGATCGCCTCGACGAACGATCGCGGCGCTGGCGAATTCGGTGGCCGGAGAACCGCCGCCTGGCAAGCGGCCGGTGCCTGCGTCGCAGACGAGCACACCGCGCGCGGCGGCCGCTTCGACGACCGACGCATTGACCGACGCTTCACCGGTGCATGCGAACGCGAGCAGCACGCCGTCGAGATCGCGGGCCTCGAAGCGCCGGGCCGCGATGGTCACCAGCGCGCTCGCGCGCTCGAGATCGAGAAGCTTGTCCGAAGGCGCCGGATCGACGACGAGAACCGTCGCCCCGGCATCGATGAGGCCACGCGCCTTGCCGAGCCCGACCCTTCCGCCGCCGACGACAAGGCAGGTCCGTCCCGCAAGATCGAGGAAGACCGGGTAGCCACGCACCCTTCGGCTCTATCACGCGATGCCGCGGAAACCGAAGGGCGTCCGAGCGTTTACACGGAAAGCTAGAGCGGAACCTTGATGGTCTTTCCGACCTGCACGTTATGCGCGTCACGGATGCCGTTGATGCGCTTCAGCGTGTCGACCGAGGTCCGGTACTTCTGGGCGATGCTGGTCAGCGTCTGGCCCTTCTGCACGCGGTGGCTGCGAAAGCTCGACCGTGACGAGCTCGACGACGCAACTTTCGCCGCCGACTTCGACGAAGACTTCGAAACGGCCGTCTTAGACGACGATTTCGCAGACGTCTTGGTCGACTTCGCGGACGCCGTCTTGGCCGAAGCCGCAGAGGCCGACTTTCCGCGCGACGTGGACGCCGACCTCGGCATGTCGTCGTCGTCGTCGTTGCGCGCCGCCGACGCGACCGCGACCGCACCCGCCGACGGAACCTTGATCGTCCGACCGGCCTTGAGACCTTCCGACGCAATCTTCGGATTGAGCCGCTTCAGCGTCTCGACCGACGTGTCGTTGGCGAGCGCGACTTTCGAGAGCGTGTCGCCGGAGCGAACCTTGTATGTGCGGCCGACGGTCGAGCCCGAGACGATCTCGCTGCCGCTCGCGCGAACCTTCAGCGTCTGGCCGGACTGGATCGAAGTCGGATCGGTGATGCCGTTGCGCTTCATCAGATCGTCGACGGTCGTGTGGTACATCGACGCGATCTGCACGAGCGTCTGGCCGCGGCCGACCTTGTGCTCGGCGGTGAGCTCGGGCTCGGCCTGCCCATCGTCGTTCTTGTCGTTCGCCGGCGACGCCTTCGCGGTAGCTGCCGCGGGCGAAGCGCTGGCTGCAGGCGGAGCTTCCTTCGGAACCGATGCGATCACGGCGGGCTCGACGCGCACGACTGCAGGAGAATCCGGCTTCGTGACATCGTCTTTCTGAATCACTGCCGCCGGCACTGCGGCCACCGCCGTGCGTGCGGCGAGCGCTGCGGCCTGGCCAGCCTGGCTGGCCGCCATGATGCCGGCGTTGGTCGTCATGTTGCGCGACATCGGCGGATGCTCGACCTGCGCTGCTGCGATCGCGACCGGGGTGGTGACGCGGTCCGCCGGAACCTTCAGGTTCATTCCGACTTTCATCGCGGAGGCATTGCGCAGGTTGTTCATGTACAGCAGCGTCGTCTCGGTGGTGCCGAAGCGGCGCGCGATCTGCCCGAGGGTCTCGTCGCGAGTCACGCGATGGATGATCGGCTTGCTCGGCGGCGGCGATGCCTCTGCCTCGACGGTCTCGGCCGAAGCCGAAGCCGAAGACCCGCCGGAATCGCGGGCAATGATGTCCGGAGCAGATGGCGAGCTGTGGTCGACGTGGCCGAACGCGACTTCGAATTCGCTCCGCGTGCCGTGCGGAAGATTCACGCGATAGCCGCGCGGAACTTTCGCGCTGCCGCGCA
The genomic region above belongs to Candidatus Limnocylindrales bacterium and contains:
- the ccsA gene encoding cytochrome c biogenesis protein CcsA, producing the protein MHSLMLLAAAFGYVAASIAFARTFSSRTAPGESRAPMFLLAGAFALHTLDLALEIVHAGVLPVATFAGGFSFFAWLLVGVYLAVQGRMSLAVVGVLVSPLAFLAAIADLLVRGDDVAVPAALRSPWLTVHVTLALLGNAVFALAFAVSAAFLLQQNMLRSKRGGAILHRLPAIQTLDRMSLVFLLWGFPLLTLGIVTGGFWSMSATGHFWSWEPRETLAVLTWLLYAGLLQLRLLGGLHGRKAAEWTIAAFTLLLASYLLVNLLQLGSRHGGSLGEQAAESVQSGQAGKEASSGDGGR
- a CDS encoding bifunctional precorrin-2 dehydrogenase/sirohydrochlorin ferrochelatase, whose translation is MRGYPVFLDLAGRTCLVVGGGRVGLGKARGLIDAGATVLVVDPAPSDKLLDLERASALVTIAARRFEARDLDGVLLAFACTGEASVNASVVEAAAARGVLVCDAGTGRLPGGGSPATEFASAAIVRRGDLCVAVSSGGTAPALAAYVRDRIASQLGDEAGEAATLLGELRERLIETVEDGGTRRRAIRQVLDSGFVEMLAAGRRVEAAALCDAAVAGARTPSAAQDHRTNAKEDTCTR
- a CDS encoding LysM peptidoglycan-binding domain-containing protein, which encodes MRSVRPATRSGRNTGLQTLATALSTAAAALILSAAPAAPVACTTAAALVLASASTAAATPTPGNTHFPRYKELEPNVAFWSDAFTKWTSHQIAFHDVEHLELVYSVLSIDDIVARLPEGQVDAAIQARRKAEGERISAMLVSISEGHARTEEERRILKAIAKIGYEPSYAMTLSEQVRSQRGLGDKFCDAAARAQAYRPMMSEILQRYDVPQELLALPLVESGYKIGARSSAGASGIWQFMPATGRLYLEVNGSYDDRRDPRRSTEAAAKMLRKTYENLGSWPLAITSYNHGPGGIARAVKDMGTTHFGVISSHYKGKSFGFASRNYYAEFLAAVDAMNRVPELCGQISAPTYQPDEAMISTSASIRDLARAARTSVDQLADLNPALSDGVLRGSAKVPRGYRVNLPHGTRSEFEVAFGHVDHSSPSAPDIIARDSGGSSASASAETVEAEASPPPSKPIIHRVTRDETLGQIARRFGTTETTLLYMNNLRNASAMKVGMNLKVPADRVTTPVAIAAAQVEHPPMSRNMTTNAGIMAASQAGQAAALAARTAVAAVPAAVIQKDDVTKPDSPAVVRVEPAVIASVPKEAPPAASASPAAATAKASPANDKNDDGQAEPELTAEHKVGRGQTLVQIASMYHTTVDDLMKRNGITDPTSIQSGQTLKVRASGSEIVSGSTVGRTYKVRSGDTLSKVALANDTSVETLKRLNPKIASEGLKAGRTIKVPSAGAVAVASAARNDDDDDMPRSASTSRGKSASAASAKTASAKSTKTSAKSSSKTAVSKSSSKSAAKVASSSSSRSSFRSHRVQKGQTLTSIAQKYRTSVDTLKRINGIRDAHNVQVGKTIKVPL